Proteins encoded within one genomic window of Flavobacterium sp. NG2:
- a CDS encoding septal ring lytic transglycosylase RlpA family protein: protein MRKSITLFFLVAVIGLATCQSSIVEKLKSSLLKTTVTKDTVRTNKDTVRTEKLKLKFYKKDANASYYADKFNGKKTASGEKFDNNSYTAAHRKFPFGTKLKVTNQASGKSIIVEVTDRGPFSRGREIDLTKRGFMEIAKNKGIGVMVVTIEEVVN, encoded by the coding sequence ATGAGAAAATCGATAACATTATTTTTTTTAGTAGCTGTTATAGGACTTGCGACCTGTCAAAGTTCTATTGTAGAGAAATTGAAATCTTCTTTGCTAAAAACAACAGTTACTAAAGATACTGTTAGAACGAATAAAGATACTGTTCGAACTGAAAAATTAAAATTGAAGTTCTACAAGAAGGATGCTAATGCTTCTTATTATGCGGATAAGTTTAATGGAAAGAAAACCGCTAGTGGAGAAAAATTTGATAATAATTCTTATACTGCGGCTCATCGTAAATTCCCATTTGGAACCAAATTAAAAGTGACTAATCAAGCCAGTGGAAAGTCCATCATTGTTGAGGTGACTGATAGAGGTCCTTTCTCTAGAGGGCGTGAAATTGATTTAACCAAACGCGGTTTTATGGAAATCGCAAAAAACAAAGGTATCGGTGTAATGGTTGTTACCATTGAAGAAGTGGTAAATTAA
- the pgi gene encoding glucose-6-phosphate isomerase, with amino-acid sequence MALKTINPTETTSWTKLQKHYEAIRNISMQEMFKEDASRTDNFNIKWNDFLIDYSKNNINAETMTLLQELANEVGLKTAIADYFGGEIINKTENRAVLHTALRAKETEVVNVNGVNVIPEVYEVKAKIKAFTNEVVSGARKGYTGKAFTDVVNIGIGGSDLGPAMVVEALQFYKNDLNVHFVSNVDGDHVNEIIKKLNPETTLFVIVSKTFTTQETLTNSETIRKWFLNSATQEDVAKHFVAVSTNMQKVTEFGINPDNVFPMWDWVGGRFSLWSAVGLTISLAVGYDNYEQLLNGANEMDTHFKTADFDKNAPVILALLSVWYNNFFGAESEALIPYTQYLQKLAPYLQQGTMESNGKSVGRDGKPVDYQTGTIIWGEPGTNSQHAFFQLIHQGTKLIPSDFIGFVKPLYGDEGHHDKLMSNFFAQTEALLHGKTAEQVQAEFDKQGLDAATASYLLPFKVFTGNKPTNTILIDKLTPKTLGSMIAMYEHKIFVQGIIWNIFSFDQWGVELGKQLANSILDEINTKTVKTHDSSTSFLLNYFLKNK; translated from the coding sequence ATGGCATTAAAGACAATTAACCCAACAGAGACCACTTCTTGGACTAAGCTCCAAAAACACTATGAGGCAATACGTAATATTTCTATGCAAGAAATGTTTAAAGAAGATGCTTCAAGAACAGATAATTTTAACATCAAATGGAATGATTTCTTGATTGATTATTCAAAGAATAATATCAATGCAGAGACTATGACTTTGTTGCAAGAATTAGCCAATGAAGTAGGATTGAAAACGGCTATTGCTGATTATTTTGGCGGTGAAATCATCAATAAAACTGAAAATAGAGCAGTGCTTCATACTGCTTTAAGGGCAAAAGAAACTGAAGTTGTAAATGTAAACGGCGTAAATGTAATTCCTGAAGTTTACGAAGTGAAAGCTAAAATCAAAGCGTTTACTAATGAAGTAGTTTCGGGTGCTCGCAAGGGTTATACTGGAAAAGCTTTTACTGATGTGGTAAACATTGGTATTGGTGGTTCAGACTTAGGGCCGGCTATGGTTGTTGAAGCTTTGCAGTTTTACAAAAATGATTTGAATGTACATTTTGTTTCCAATGTTGATGGAGATCATGTAAACGAAATCATCAAAAAATTAAATCCAGAAACTACCCTTTTTGTAATTGTTTCAAAAACATTTACAACTCAAGAAACGCTTACGAATTCAGAAACCATCAGAAAATGGTTTTTAAATTCAGCTACTCAAGAAGATGTGGCTAAGCATTTCGTTGCGGTTTCTACTAATATGCAAAAAGTAACGGAGTTCGGTATCAATCCAGATAATGTTTTTCCAATGTGGGACTGGGTTGGAGGTCGTTTTTCTTTATGGAGTGCGGTAGGTTTAACAATCAGTTTAGCTGTAGGTTATGATAATTACGAGCAATTATTGAATGGAGCTAACGAAATGGATACCCATTTCAAAACAGCTGACTTTGATAAAAATGCTCCTGTAATATTAGCTTTGTTGAGTGTTTGGTATAATAATTTCTTTGGAGCTGAAAGTGAAGCTTTGATTCCTTATACACAATATTTGCAAAAATTAGCCCCTTACTTACAGCAAGGAACTATGGAAAGTAATGGTAAAAGTGTAGGTAGAGATGGGAAGCCTGTAGATTATCAAACAGGAACCATTATTTGGGGTGAGCCAGGAACAAATTCGCAACACGCGTTTTTTCAATTAATTCACCAAGGTACTAAGTTGATTCCATCTGATTTTATCGGTTTCGTAAAACCTCTTTATGGAGACGAAGGACATCATGATAAACTAATGTCAAATTTCTTTGCGCAAACCGAAGCCTTATTGCACGGGAAAACGGCTGAACAAGTGCAAGCTGAGTTTGATAAACAAGGATTAGATGCTGCTACTGCAAGTTATTTGTTGCCTTTCAAAGTATTTACAGGTAACAAACCAACAAATACAATCTTAATTGATAAATTGACTCCAAAAACACTAGGGTCAATGATTGCGATGTACGAGCACAAAATTTTTGTACAAGGAATTATTTGGAATATCTTTAGTTTTGACCAGTGGGGAGTAGAGTTAGGAAAGCAATTAGCTAATTCTATTTTGGATGAAATCAATACTAAAACAGTTAAAACTCATGATAGTTCGACTTCGTTTTTGTTAAACTATTTTTTGAAAAATAAATAA